TCTATCTGTGTGTCTGTATGATTTCAATGTGTTCTGCTTTATATCGAAACTGTTCATAATCATTAATGGCTTATATTTCAGGGTGGGTTGATACGTAAAAAGCAAGAAATGCACAAGATATGCGAAGCAAACAAAGCATTAGCAAGTCTCGCATACTGAATAGGACAATGTTTGGGAGTGTTGGATATATAATGTACCTAGTGGAATTTTGTGCGATACTGAAGTTTCATGGTTGGTTTAAAGGCCTCGTGTTGTCACAATACTTCTGCTTGGTTCTTCAAGACTTAGTAATAACTTGACCAGGTAGCTGTATCATTGATATTAAAGCAGCGAGACCAGAGAGGggatttttatattgatgattGTCGATTTAAAGGAATAACAATCAAGTTTGTATCAAAACAGATTTCTATGACTATAAATTGTATGAAATGatttgtttgtgttaaatttgtTGTTGAGTCACATTCTATTGGTGAATCTAACAAGAATCACAAGGGCCAGCAAATGAACCTTAAAAAACtgcttttaaacttaaattaatacctttaagatgcactcagattttcttactcccaaataagatttaccacagttaatacacttgtttaaatataataaaaaagatgaataaatgtcaaaaacaatgattcttatgaaggctACCAAGTCTAATTTGAAAGCAAGGtgcaaaaaacattatatttctaccttatgagacttaattcttttagcactcaccaatcattagTTTTGGGTTTTCAGGTAATATGTACATGGTTACAATCgagttatcagtaattaatattttccataaattcattatcTAGTAAGTAAGTAgtgaaaggtttatcactcaaaatgcatgttttatacatgtgtatttattgattttaagagtgtcactttaagatcatttttgatgaatatggtTGTTCCTTACCGACAActtctacatgtatatgaacTTGCCTAGATGCATATGCATACGTAAAGAATGTATAATGAAGTTTATGTTAAACTGTATTATAAAACAGACAAATGCGTATCATAGGCATAAAGAAAAGTAGCTTTCACacagttaaaatgttaacaacataTATGCTCTTGACTGCTAAAAAAGGCAAATTAATAAACACAGTGTCCGAGGTCCTCTTTTCGATTGTCCAACACCGGAAGTGATTCTTTTTTTCATGATTCAAAAAACTTATtctaccccccccccacacacacacaacagaTCGTCCACTTTATTATAACTTTATACTTCATTTAAGGAGAAAAAATCtgttgtcttgaaatgagccaatttttgtgaaaatacaaTCTAAAAACCTGTGAtataagtctgctgacaaaagatcagatcgcagattttcatatttccgttcgaaaattaatattttatggctaaaggtATGaacgttttaagaaatatgcataaaacatcaatttttgaacattaatATGAACATTAAATGAAGCAGTCTTTTTTTCAtgcatttacgcaaaaattggatcgttccaagacaaaaaagttgtcaaaacgttcaatctgtgagagcgcagctttaagcagtgtaatgaaattaaaaaaggttttctggACCCAAAGATCCCTGCAACCTTGAACCCAGACTATTCCTAACGTTCGACTACATGAGGTacttaaagctgtactctcacagagcgacagttttgacatttttattttttgtctcagaatcagctggccccaatttctcgaaacttcttaaccttaacaggcttaagtcgcttatttcaattaaccaaaaaaacatatttatagtgaatttatataaatgaaaaatgggtTATTGTGATAATAAATTTCTATCTTAACGGTATTAAACCATTTGAATGAgtatataaaacgcaaaatattgaaagacaaaaatagtgggtttagcttaatcctgttataagagacttaagaagtttcgagaaattggggccaggttttTAAATGTCTGTTAATAGTTCAGTAATTCGTATAAGATAACTCATAATAGATTAGATCTCAATGTTCGAAAAGGTCCAAAAATAGCAATCGTGagaaacgcttttagccatgaaaCAAATTTCtaccataaatatgaaaaactgcgatccaATCTTTTGTCAACcttcttataataataatttcaagaCGTATTACGGAAAATATGGCTCATTCAATCAAAACGCTCcgtctgtgagagtgaagcctAAATTGAAGATAGGTTTCAAAGATGAGAAAGCCGTCAAATTGCATAAGAACTTAAACTAATTCATGCAAGTTTTAATCTCCGAATGAGTTATTAAATATGACGCTAAAAGAACTGTTCTATTTTATAACTCCAAGCTAATAATTGGATGTGAGGTGaatcaattttaatgtttaacaataattaaagtgtttaagAAAACGAACACGAATCGATGTTTGAAGGCAGCgaaatacaaatatatctgAAACTTGGCAAACATTTGTCAGACAGAACTAGGGTCATTGATTTTATAATAACCAGCGGGTCAAAAGAGGCGCGAGTGGGGGGAGGGGTACAACCGATGCCCTCCCTTATATTGGCCATATGAAAGTATATaccaaatacattatttaagactaaaattattgaaaatgccCCAAACCCCCATACCACGTATTGGGAGCATGTCTTATATTGGCTCCGTTAGGGGGTGGCACACGCCCTCACACCAAAAATCACTAGTGAGGCGCATATGTATGTCGCTCCCTAACATCTTCTTAACCAGCTTTAAAAATACTGGTTATGCTTTTTTATCATATAGAAATAAGCCGGCTAGACTTTCATTCCAAGTTTTTACCTGATAGCTCTGTCCGTTACTGAATTGCAACACTTTAAACTCCCGTAAACGATACGTACGTTACTGTCGCAATAAAAGAATTTgcacataaaaaacatttctgtattcAAAATTCACCAAAAGGCAACGCAATGAGATACTTTTAAGAACTAACATGACAAGTTCTTTTGTGTTCAGATATAAATACAGAATAATTCAGTATCATTTGGCTGAGCAGCTGCACACCCATTATCACCCCCTATAACGTCAAAAACTTGATACACCCCTGTATAATCTTACATAAACTTCGGACGTTCCACTTTTTAACTCTCATTCCTGCGTATATAAGCACGTTTCCACTTTCAAGAGCTACAAAACAGTCAATTTAGTCTGTGTGTCTTGCTATCAAATTGTGTTCAATCCAAAATGGCTGCTGAGTTCCAAACTCTGTTCGGTGGGGAGTGGAAAGAATATAAGAACGAAAATGTCGAGAAGGTTCTTGAAGCAATGGGTAAGTTAAAGTTATATCTAGTTTATTTTTAAtgctcaaataaatatatcacattcaGTTTGTATTGTTTACGTGTTGCTATTAAATTTATATGTATGGTCATTATGTTATGAAGTCTGTTTAAAGTTCACCGTTTGTCAGTTTTGATACTTGTTTAAAAAgatgtctcagaatcggctgatttgggcttcaatgccttcaattcagtcatataagattatTTATGGTAGCGTCACAATTGCTAAATTCCGCCGGCCGATTTTAGACATCGGCAGAGTCGTGATGTTGGCTGCCGCCGGTCGATATTTTACACATCGCTGAGAGCAGTCACATATAACTGCCAACAAAATGCCGCCTATCGGCGGCAGTTGGTTTCAAAGGCTCGCGGGAAACGTGACACCCCAAAATATCCGGCAAGTGGCAGTTAGGTGGCAGGGCGGCGGCAGCTAGAATTAAACTGCCACCGCCCTGCGACCTGGCGGGGGACAGCCCATTTACAACTGCCGCCGGCCGGCGGTTGAGCGATTTAGCTGCCACCGCTCTGCGCCCGCCCGATAATCTGACTTGTGGTAGAACAGCAAGAACAAACTGCTGTCTTCGTTCATTTCTTCGAAGCCGCCATCTTAACTCCGCTGTTCTTAAGTCTCTTAGTCGATCTGGTGCAATTAAGAACGCTATGGGAACTGTTATGTATGGTAATAGTCAATTCATTATAAACTAATGTCTGGTAGTCTGAAATCGGCAGATCGCAGTCCTGCCACCTACCGACATTGACTGCCGCCTCCCAGCCTACGCGCTGCCACCGGCCGATATATTGAAATCGGGCGGTGGCAGAGCGGTGGCAGGCCGGGTGCTGGAGAGTGGCAGTTAGTTTCTAGCAGTCACCGGACGATTTTTGTAGACTCTTGAGGTCTCGATCGCGGAGGAAAAATCGCCCTGCGCCCCGCCTGCCACTTGCCTGCCACCGCGCGAACAAAAAATGCGCCCGCCCTGCCACCTGCCGATttgcaaaaatagaaaaaatcgCCACGACGTCGccagaaatttaactttttcttaaaatgtcaGCTGCTTGCTGGCAACGTCTAAAATGCCGACTGCCGCCGGCCGATCGTAACTGCCGCAGTCCTGCCACCGGCCGATATTTAGTGAAAACTGGCATTTACAACGTCGGCCGGCGGCATTTAGTGATTTGTGACGACAGCATTACTAAAGAACAAATCTCAAATATTTAGTAAATTTGCCGATTTCTTTCTTAAAGCGATAGAACCGGTTTTAGCCATAACCTTAAAACCTTTGAATGGAAACAACTTAAGCTGCAATATTGCCATATTCTGAAGTATGAAACATCCTcacataaatttaaaacatttgaatggTTACAACATTCGCTGCAATATTGCCATATTCTGAAGTACGAAACATCCTcacataaatttaaaacatttgaatggTTACAGCTTTCGCTGCAGTATTGCCATATTCTGAAGTATGAAGTTTCCTTACAAACATTCTTATGTTTTACTGCAATGTTTACAACCTCCGAAATAAAGGtgaattgtgtatattttgttatataataacCGTTATCATCGCTGTCTGAGATGTCCAGTGGAATCGATATCGTCTAGCAATCGTCCTGCGACCGAATCttgcaatcggaactcctcgaccattttccatcgaaaaaaccctcggatgtatatggaaggtttacactgacataattttttacatttaactatacTATGCTGCAAGGAtaaagaagggctcgttcgcttcGCTCTCTCTGCTCATTccttatcattaatattttaatttaggtCTTTTAACTATAActaagttgtaaaaattgcacgttaaagcaatacaattaatatatatcatcattttttaattttacgaactacttactgatgtatatcgccatatatccgaggttgttttcgatggtaaatggccgagatgttccgattgAGAATGCTGTCGTCGATCTTGATTGGTCTTTgaaggtttttattttttttcttaacacCCATGCCCATggatgtatttttgaaaaaaaaacatattgaaaaagtGTAATATTTGATTACTTAAATACAGACATTTTATCAAAGGGTACTTCAGACATAGAATTTTGCCTGAAAAAAAACGAGTAAGAATTGGTTTCTAGTGACCGAGAGCACAATGCGGGTAAATCAATGCATTTATCTTTGTCTATTTTGAtcgattttaaacatttatctaGTTCATAAACAGGAGAAGATGGGGGCACTTTGAAATGAAACTCGGCCTAAAAAACAACACGAAAACCGCTAATGCGTCAGCCACAAATTGCACCGTTTTGAAAGTCACTACTCAACGTATCTAGCGTTTTTCATCTGATTTCTTAACGCATGAAATCACAGcattgttatgcaccagtcaattgttaccacggctcCCCaagtccagggaatagcggggatttTGACTATCGGTCCAGCCAATTCCGGGTAAAACCCCCGTTcagcggggacaaactgctagTAAAATCCTCatcaaatgcccccgcaccccgggaTAACAAGGTTAGGCctattccccgctattttcgatgcgtaaacaaaaccaccgcattcactcggcactgcggggacacctgaaaggtaaaaacacggcccatttccacCGCCATCCACGGTAtaccccagacctgggggggcggggggcgtggttacaattgactggtgcattataccTTCTCAGACCATTGACATATTTTCATCACTTATAGGTATTGAAGCTACACggtttgttattaaaatactttCTGAACATGCTTGATCTACTTTTCTTTCTGCACCTTTTTACCGCATTGTTTGTACACCTACATCGAATGTAGTCCGTTTATCGAATACATagttcaaccaattttattttcttataacaaAACGTTCATTTATTCTAACCTTGATTAAGGTTTGGTACACAAGTGAAACGTTTTTCCCGTGATgttattaaacaaaagaaatcaGTGTTTCGCGTGCGAAATGGccaatttacttaaaaaactTAAATGGATACAACTAATTGTCGATACAACTTGCATTCTTTACCAGTGATTTTTACTCCAATTAATGTGacgattaaatatttcattaaagaaaaaaaacgagTACCAACATTCAACACGCACATCTTGTTAAACTGgagattttcatgaacagcacACGTTTTAGCATATGATTCTCTCATTTGGTTCATAACAACAAGGAttgatttggtttaaaaaaaattaaagggactgtactccgtatgatgaaatagcgaaaaaaagaaagaaaattgtcgaaaactgacataaacttggtatcgatgtgtacaatgcattaaaacttacgtacaattatgatatcaaagagttttaacattctattaaataattgtcctgagattcgcaaagaaaaaacttttttgtgccaatctggtgtacagtcccttctaagccaaaaattatatattaacaaaacagtaATAGGTAGATATACAGTGAGTTCGGTATTTACCCTGTATACCACTGTATACTGCAACCTCAGTAcagaatatactagagtatgtacataacatggcaattgaaaaagttaTTAAAGTATCTATATTTCGGATCAcacacgaaaaccacgaacatcaatgatttcacagtatacaGGAAATGTATATCTTGATCTCTAACCTAATTGCTTTCCTCGACAAATTGATCTTAGTATCAGAAAACAAAGGAAAATATCCTAATTTCCACCCATAAACTTAATCTTCTTCCTACAGGTATGAACGTGATCACGCGAAAGGCGGCTATGCAGTGCACCCCGGTTATGACTTTCGCGACAGAGGGCGACACTATTAAAGTGACGTTAAAAATGGGACCAAAGACCGAAAACACCTCCTTCGAACTCGGTAAACAGTTCGACTCCAAGGCAATGGTCGAAGGAAAGGTGAGTTAGGTTTGAAATAGACGAAAACATAAGTAAACAATTTTACAAGATTAGATATGCGACCatgggccatattcaataagcaacttagattgaatTTAACTTTAAGAATAGAgcctaagtg
Above is a genomic segment from Mya arenaria isolate MELC-2E11 chromosome 2, ASM2691426v1 containing:
- the LOC128217034 gene encoding fatty acid-binding protein, intestinal-like, translated to MAAEFQTLFGGEWKEYKNENVEKVLEAMGMNVITRKAAMQCTPVMTFATEGDTIKVTLKMGPKTENTSFELGKQFDSKAMVEGKATALFSDGKLTVEMTPSDGDKKSVTIVREIVNGEMVQTMVCEGVQGKRIFKKC